The following coding sequences lie in one Flagellimonas eckloniae genomic window:
- the rmuC gene encoding DNA recombination protein RmuC, with the protein MSNELIYVIVGVLAIAIGLFLGMYIQKLKTKSNESVWSEREQQLNSTINNLNNKLLTGDEEKKQIQSEKEQQGNQIVRYQADLENLQRINTEQKEEVEKLQEKFTKEFENLANKILDEKSTKFTEQNQKNIKQILNPLQEKIQLFEKKVEATQKENISIHSALKEQLLNLQNQNLKITQEAENLTKALKGDSKMQGNWGELVLERVLEKSGLEKDREYSVQQSFTLEDGSRVLPDVIIHLPDGKKMVVDSKVSLTDYERYTNAEDELKEKHLKDHINSLRKHVEQLSAKKYEDLYEMESPDFVLLFVPIEPAFAVAINHDNSLYNKAFEQNIVIVTPSTLLATLRTIDTMWNNEKQQKNAIEIARQAGALYDKFEGFVTDLTKVGKKMDEAKTEYRGAMNKLVEGRGNIVTSIEKLKKMGAKAKKSIPEPILKRAEEDDYEEPTLEL; encoded by the coding sequence ATGAGCAACGAATTGATTTATGTAATTGTAGGAGTGTTGGCAATAGCAATTGGCTTGTTTTTGGGCATGTATATCCAAAAATTAAAGACCAAATCCAATGAAAGTGTTTGGAGCGAACGGGAACAGCAATTGAACAGTACAATCAACAACTTAAACAATAAGTTACTTACTGGAGATGAGGAGAAAAAACAAATACAATCCGAAAAAGAACAGCAGGGGAATCAAATAGTTCGTTACCAGGCCGATTTAGAAAATCTGCAGCGCATTAATACGGAACAAAAGGAAGAGGTAGAGAAGCTACAGGAAAAATTCACCAAGGAATTTGAAAATCTGGCCAATAAAATTCTTGATGAAAAAAGCACCAAGTTTACGGAGCAGAATCAAAAAAACATAAAACAAATTTTAAACCCGCTTCAGGAAAAAATTCAGTTGTTCGAGAAAAAAGTGGAAGCCACCCAAAAGGAAAACATCAGTATACATTCTGCATTAAAAGAGCAATTGCTCAACCTTCAAAATCAGAATCTTAAAATTACCCAAGAGGCAGAAAATTTAACCAAGGCCTTAAAAGGAGATAGTAAAATGCAAGGAAACTGGGGAGAATTGGTTTTGGAGCGTGTTTTGGAAAAATCTGGTTTGGAAAAAGATCGCGAATACAGCGTGCAACAAAGCTTTACCCTTGAAGATGGAAGTCGTGTTTTACCAGATGTAATAATCCACCTTCCAGATGGTAAAAAGATGGTGGTAGATTCCAAGGTTTCATTGACCGATTATGAACGTTATACCAACGCCGAAGATGAACTCAAGGAAAAACATCTAAAAGACCACATCAATTCGTTGAGGAAACATGTAGAGCAGCTCTCGGCCAAAAAGTATGAGGATTTGTATGAGATGGAAAGCCCTGATTTTGTGTTACTCTTTGTTCCTATTGAACCTGCATTTGCAGTTGCAATAAATCATGATAACTCCTTGTATAACAAAGCATTCGAACAAAATATCGTTATTGTTACTCCATCCACCCTATTGGCTACGTTACGAACCATAGACACTATGTGGAACAATGAAAAACAGCAAAAAAATGCTATTGAAATTGCACGACAAGCAGGTGCGCTTTATGATAAGTTTGAAGGGTTTGTAACCGATCTGACCAAAGTGGGCAAAAAAATGGACGAGGCAAAAACAGAATACCGTGGTGCCATGAACAAATTGGTGGAGGGTCGTGGGAACATTGTTACCAGCATTGAAAAATTAAAAAAAATGGGAGCGAAAGCAAAGAAGTCAATTCCAGAACCCATTTTAAAACGTGCTGAAGAAGATGATTATGAAGAACCAACCCTTGAACTGTAA
- a CDS encoding ABC transporter substrate-binding protein produces the protein MSKKQFLTQVFSILFVVIFSGCTEKKKSLHVEQIQKESALRYATGFSIEENDNFKVLEVTSAWPGAETKFTYALVPREKLASITLPRDAYDAIVPVPVEKMVITSTTHIPSLEALGVLDAVVGFPNTDLISSPEARKRIDSGSIKELGTNEEINTEIVLELNPEVVIGFGINDTNKAYETLKRSGIPIIYNGDWTESTPLGKAEWIKFFAPFFNKEKAADSIFNRIEKSYTKAKTLAQKATQKPTVLTGGLYKDVWYVAGGNSWMSQFLKDANANYLWADTKKTGSIGLSLEAVLEKGVQADFWFNPSLYTTYEELHEANSHYQKFSAFTNKKIFSNAINKGATGGLLFYELAPQRPDLALLDLISILHPELLTDHKPQFYLPLR, from the coding sequence ATGTCCAAAAAACAGTTTTTAACACAAGTGTTTAGCATTCTATTTGTTGTTATTTTTTCTGGTTGCACGGAAAAAAAGAAGTCGCTACACGTTGAACAAATACAAAAAGAATCTGCACTTCGGTATGCAACGGGATTTTCTATTGAGGAAAACGATAATTTTAAAGTTTTGGAAGTTACTTCTGCTTGGCCTGGGGCAGAAACCAAGTTCACCTATGCCCTTGTTCCCAGAGAAAAATTGGCTTCCATCACACTTCCAAGAGATGCTTACGATGCTATAGTGCCCGTTCCAGTTGAAAAAATGGTCATTACATCCACCACGCATATTCCCTCACTGGAAGCTTTAGGGGTATTGGACGCTGTAGTAGGTTTTCCTAATACTGATCTGATTTCTTCTCCTGAAGCAAGAAAACGAATCGATTCCGGATCCATAAAAGAATTGGGAACCAATGAAGAAATAAATACAGAAATTGTTTTGGAGCTAAATCCTGAAGTTGTTATTGGATTTGGCATCAACGACACCAATAAAGCCTATGAGACCCTAAAAAGATCGGGTATCCCTATAATTTATAATGGCGATTGGACAGAGTCCACTCCTTTAGGTAAAGCTGAATGGATTAAATTTTTTGCACCTTTTTTCAATAAAGAAAAAGCGGCCGACAGTATTTTTAATCGCATTGAAAAATCCTATACTAAAGCCAAAACCCTTGCGCAAAAAGCAACACAAAAGCCAACAGTTTTAACAGGTGGACTTTATAAGGATGTATGGTATGTTGCCGGTGGAAATAGTTGGATGTCACAATTTCTAAAAGATGCAAATGCCAATTATTTATGGGCAGATACTAAAAAGACGGGTAGCATTGGACTAAGCTTGGAAGCCGTTTTAGAGAAGGGAGTACAAGCCGATTTTTGGTTTAACCCTTCCTTATATACTACCTACGAAGAGCTTCATGAAGCCAATTCGCATTATCAGAAATTTTCAGCATTCACTAATAAAAAGATATTCTCAAATGCTATAAATAAAGGTGCAACGGGCGGACTTCTTTTTTATGAGCTGGCTCCCCAACGACCAGATTTGGCATTGCTAGATCTTATTTCCATTTTGCATCCGGAACTTTTAACGGATCACAAGCCTCAATTTTATTTGCCCCTGCGCTAA
- the gndA gene encoding NADP-dependent phosphogluconate dehydrogenase, producing the protein MANTYDFGLVGLGVMGRNFILNVADNGFTAFGNDLDEEKVSALIEEGGDSAKVNATSDVVTFVNGLSTPRKIMLLVPAGKVVDIVIENLLPHLDKGDIIIDGGNSFFTDTDRREAYLQEKSINFFGAGVSGGAKGARKGPSIMPGGSRDAYQHVKPIFEAVSAKYKGEPCVAYLGPKSAGNYVKMVHNGIEYGLMQLTSEIYDLLKKAGDLTNEELHETYASWNAGRLQSFLVEITSEIFEQKDDLGEGHLVDKILDKAKQKGTGKWTSQNAMDLGIPVPTIDIAVSMREISALKEERVKADALYGRPTPEPVVKKTLINKTESALYFAFIITYAQGMHQLADASKEYGYELELGEIAKIWRAGCIIRAALLADITEAFKVEPGLQNLLLSPSFVDKVQETVGSARELVAYGAANGIPLPGLSNALTYFDAYTSSRLPLNLIQAQRDYFGSHTYERLDKEGVFHTEWED; encoded by the coding sequence ATGGCAAATACATACGATTTTGGTCTGGTAGGACTTGGGGTGATGGGGCGTAATTTTATTTTAAACGTTGCGGATAATGGTTTTACTGCTTTTGGCAACGATCTGGATGAAGAAAAAGTAAGCGCACTGATTGAAGAAGGTGGAGATTCTGCGAAAGTAAATGCCACTTCGGATGTTGTCACTTTTGTGAATGGATTGAGTACACCAAGAAAAATTATGTTGCTAGTGCCGGCTGGAAAAGTTGTTGATATTGTTATTGAAAATTTACTTCCACATTTGGACAAGGGAGATATCATTATTGATGGAGGGAATTCCTTTTTTACCGATACAGACCGTCGAGAGGCCTATTTACAAGAGAAAAGCATAAATTTCTTTGGGGCCGGGGTCTCCGGTGGAGCCAAAGGAGCAAGAAAAGGGCCAAGCATTATGCCTGGAGGCTCACGGGATGCTTATCAACATGTGAAACCCATTTTTGAAGCGGTTTCCGCAAAATATAAGGGAGAACCTTGTGTAGCCTATTTAGGTCCTAAATCGGCAGGGAATTATGTGAAAATGGTTCATAATGGCATTGAATATGGATTGATGCAGCTGACTTCGGAAATCTATGACCTTTTGAAAAAAGCTGGGGATTTGACGAATGAAGAACTCCATGAGACCTATGCTTCATGGAATGCTGGACGATTACAATCCTTCCTAGTTGAAATTACATCTGAAATCTTTGAGCAAAAAGACGATTTGGGAGAAGGGCATCTGGTTGATAAAATATTGGACAAGGCAAAACAAAAAGGAACCGGGAAATGGACCTCGCAAAATGCCATGGACTTAGGGATTCCTGTGCCAACCATAGATATTGCGGTAAGCATGCGTGAAATATCTGCTCTAAAAGAAGAACGGGTAAAAGCAGATGCTCTGTACGGTCGTCCTACACCAGAACCTGTAGTAAAGAAGACTTTGATAAACAAGACCGAAAGTGCATTGTACTTTGCCTTTATTATTACCTATGCACAAGGCATGCATCAATTGGCTGATGCCTCAAAGGAGTATGGATATGAGTTGGAACTGGGTGAAATTGCCAAAATCTGGAGGGCAGGCTGTATTATTCGCGCCGCACTATTGGCCGATATTACGGAAGCCTTTAAAGTTGAGCCTGGGTTACAAAACTTATTGCTTTCACCTTCTTTTGTTGATAAAGTACAGGAAACCGTTGGTTCTGCCCGCGAGTTGGTCGCTTATGGAGCTGCAAATGGCATTCCATTGCCGGGACTTTCCAATGCCTTGACTTATTTTGATGCATATACCAGCAGCCGATTGCCCTTAAACTTGATACAGGCGCAGCGAGACTATTTTGGTTCCCATACCTATGAGCGATTGGATAAAGAAGGAGTTTTTCATACGGAATGGGAGGATTGA
- the pgl gene encoding 6-phosphogluconolactonase: MELKIYKDKNEVAQQFSDYFAELVKGKSNFHVALSGGSTPKIVFDVLASDYGDKIDWREIHFYWGDERCVAPTDDDSNYKMTLEHLFSKIEIPETNIHRILGENDPISEAMRYANLLEINLDRVEGTPQFDLVILGMGDDGHTASIFPHEIELWNAKDHCVVATHPDSGQKRVSINGEVINKAKEVAFLVTGSGKAEKVTAILEKGESYETYPASLVNPNSGKLIWFLDEDAASGLN; encoded by the coding sequence ATGGAATTAAAAATATATAAAGATAAGAACGAAGTAGCCCAACAGTTTTCAGACTATTTTGCTGAATTGGTGAAAGGGAAATCCAATTTCCATGTGGCGCTATCCGGGGGAAGCACTCCTAAAATAGTATTTGATGTACTTGCTTCGGATTACGGTGATAAAATTGACTGGAGAGAGATTCATTTTTATTGGGGGGATGAGCGCTGTGTAGCGCCAACTGATGATGATAGTAATTATAAAATGACATTGGAACATCTTTTTTCCAAGATTGAAATCCCTGAAACAAACATCCACAGAATTTTAGGGGAAAACGACCCGATTTCGGAAGCAATGCGTTATGCGAACCTTTTGGAAATCAATTTGGATAGAGTGGAAGGTACTCCGCAATTTGATTTGGTGATTCTGGGAATGGGAGATGATGGCCATACTGCATCAATTTTTCCACATGAAATTGAACTTTGGAATGCTAAAGATCATTGTGTAGTGGCCACGCATCCAGATTCGGGTCAAAAACGGGTTTCTATCAATGGTGAAGTCATTAACAAGGCTAAAGAAGTTGCTTTTTTGGTTACGGGTTCGGGAAAAGCAGAAAAAGTAACGGCTATTCTTGAAAAAGGAGAAAGCTATGAAACGTATCCGGCTTCTTTGGTAAACCCAAATTCTGGGAAATTAATTTGGTTTTTGGATGAAGATGCCGCTTCTGGACTGAATTAA
- a CDS encoding TonB-dependent receptor plug domain-containing protein has product MKKGNLLLCAAILAGTGLFAQNSQQDSIQIQQLDEVVVSDSRFELKRENSGKTVVKITAEELERNQGRTITELINIKSGIEITGSRGRDGSVFGVFARGGRGKQVLIIIDGVRVADPSSFSAEYDLRLLSTPEIESIEIIKGAASTLYGTNAATAVINITTKKSSKEQVSGNFQSTVGTNQTSDDQNYNLASFANSALVNGSLNKFSYSVGFSNRYSDGISAATTPENEEDSFSQFSTTIKLGYQFSEKFELNVYGNQTKYDTEFDASFTEAPNQTKLDQERIGVSSSFTYGKGSLHVNAAYSDYETDSKSTFGESLSEGKNLVLNLYNKYVYADKIYTVVGVDYLKDEAIFTDTEEQTILDPYANVVFVSDFGLNLNAGARFNNHSEYGNHLVYNFNPSYVFPTTNGYVKLLGSYATSYITPNLTQLFSSFGNEDLEPEENRTIEGGVEYAVNDKLRLSTIYFNRNERNRIGADENFISANISDEIDATGIETEITWKPSSTSTVDINYAFTERKGDNAIRIPKHKVNASFAYAFSDKTYVSLTYQYTGDRFDTDFRTFEDVALEPFSLVNLYAEHQLCDNFKLFINANNLLNEEFVEVIGFTTKGRNISAGFNLSL; this is encoded by the coding sequence ATGAAAAAAGGTAATTTATTGTTATGCGCTGCTATTTTAGCAGGCACAGGTCTCTTTGCACAAAATTCACAGCAAGATTCCATTCAAATTCAACAACTGGATGAGGTTGTTGTGAGTGATTCACGATTTGAGTTGAAACGTGAAAATTCAGGAAAAACGGTTGTCAAGATTACCGCCGAAGAATTGGAGCGTAATCAAGGAAGAACGATTACAGAGCTTATCAATATTAAAAGTGGTATTGAAATTACGGGAAGCAGGGGGCGTGACGGCTCTGTATTTGGTGTTTTTGCCCGTGGCGGTAGAGGCAAGCAAGTATTGATTATCATTGATGGAGTACGAGTGGCGGACCCTTCATCTTTTTCTGCTGAGTACGATTTAAGACTGCTATCAACACCAGAGATTGAATCCATTGAGATTATTAAAGGAGCAGCTAGTACGCTTTATGGTACCAATGCGGCAACCGCTGTCATCAATATTACTACAAAGAAAAGTTCTAAGGAACAGGTTTCTGGAAATTTCCAATCTACTGTAGGGACAAATCAGACCTCAGATGATCAAAACTATAACCTAGCGAGTTTTGCCAACAGCGCTTTGGTGAATGGCAGCTTAAATAAGTTTAGCTATAGCGTAGGCTTTTCAAATCGATATTCCGATGGGATATCGGCAGCGACCACTCCGGAAAATGAGGAAGATAGTTTTTCACAGTTTAGCACCACTATTAAGCTTGGCTATCAATTTTCGGAAAAATTTGAACTAAATGTTTATGGAAATCAAACCAAATATGACACCGAGTTTGATGCTTCATTTACCGAAGCACCAAATCAAACCAAATTGGACCAAGAAAGAATAGGCGTTTCATCGTCCTTTACATATGGAAAAGGTTCACTGCATGTGAATGCCGCTTATTCCGATTATGAAACGGATTCCAAATCCACTTTTGGAGAAAGTTTATCAGAAGGAAAGAATCTTGTACTGAATCTTTATAACAAATATGTTTATGCGGACAAGATTTATACCGTTGTGGGTGTTGACTATTTAAAAGACGAAGCTATTTTTACGGATACTGAGGAACAGACTATTTTAGACCCTTATGCAAACGTGGTTTTTGTATCAGATTTTGGTCTTAATCTTAACGCTGGGGCAAGGTTCAATAACCATTCCGAATATGGAAATCACTTAGTCTACAACTTTAATCCATCTTACGTTTTTCCTACAACCAATGGGTATGTAAAGCTGTTAGGTTCTTATGCCACTTCATACATTACGCCTAATTTAACACAATTGTTCAGCAGTTTTGGAAATGAGGATTTAGAACCTGAGGAAAATAGGACAATTGAAGGCGGAGTGGAATATGCCGTTAATGATAAGTTACGGTTAAGTACTATTTATTTTAATAGAAATGAAAGAAATAGAATTGGTGCAGATGAAAATTTTATAAGCGCCAATATTTCTGACGAGATAGATGCTACTGGTATTGAAACCGAAATAACATGGAAGCCATCATCAACCTCGACTGTAGATATAAACTATGCCTTTACAGAGCGTAAAGGAGATAATGCTATCCGTATTCCAAAACATAAGGTCAACGCTTCTTTTGCGTACGCATTTTCGGATAAAACCTATGTTTCTCTTACGTATCAATACACAGGAGATCGATTTGATACGGACTTTAGAACTTTTGAAGACGTTGCATTGGAACCTTTTTCGTTGGTGAATCTCTATGCAGAACACCAACTGTGCGATAATTTTAAGTTGTTCATCAATGCCAATAATCTCTTAAATGAGGAATTTGTAGAGGTTATTGGCTTTACTACAAAAGGAAGAAATATTAGCGCTGGTTTTAATCTAAGCTTGTAA
- a CDS encoding ABC transporter ATP-binding protein: MSEQKKVTISTQNLAIGYKTKTVAKDINFSCNAGELCAIVGINGVGKSTLLRTLGNLQPKLSGSIRIKNKATNEYSSSQLAQELGIVLTEQPSSKNLTVEELIALGRHPYTNWIGSLSSSDKMYVQHSLEAFLLNDLRHNKCHELSDGQLQRVLIARAMAQDTPLILLDEPTTHLDLYHKVQILKLLQQLAHEKQKTIIFTTHEIDLAIQLCDTILILDGVKNTFGEPCKLIEQKHFEKLFPTEMVKFDAKTGSFKVNK; this comes from the coding sequence ATGTCGGAACAGAAGAAGGTAACCATATCAACCCAAAATCTAGCAATTGGATATAAAACCAAAACCGTTGCCAAGGACATCAATTTCTCTTGTAATGCCGGAGAATTATGTGCAATTGTTGGCATCAATGGCGTGGGTAAATCCACATTGCTGCGAACTCTGGGTAATCTACAACCAAAACTATCAGGTTCAATCAGAATAAAAAATAAAGCTACAAATGAGTATTCTTCCTCGCAATTGGCTCAAGAGCTTGGTATAGTGCTAACAGAACAACCCTCTTCTAAAAATCTTACCGTTGAAGAGCTCATTGCTCTGGGAAGACATCCCTATACCAATTGGATTGGCTCCTTATCTTCTTCGGATAAAATGTATGTTCAACATAGTTTGGAGGCATTTTTATTGAATGATCTACGCCACAACAAATGCCACGAGTTAAGCGATGGTCAATTGCAACGTGTATTAATTGCCCGAGCAATGGCACAGGATACTCCCTTGATTTTGTTGGATGAGCCAACTACCCATCTAGATTTATACCATAAGGTTCAAATTCTAAAATTGTTGCAACAATTAGCTCATGAAAAACAAAAGACCATCATCTTTACCACCCATGAAATTGATTTGGCCATTCAGTTATGCGATACTATATTGATATTGGATGGAGTCAAAAATACTTTTGGAGAACCTTGCAAACTAATTGAACAAAAGCATTTTGAAAAGCTATTCCCAACCGAAATGGTAAAGTTTGATGCCAAAACCGGTTCTTTTAAGGTGAATAAGTGA
- a CDS encoding FecCD family ABC transporter permease — protein sequence MKEPKIYRISFVLLILALLFAWILNISSGSIAIPFKAMLTVLFGGKVDVDSWNYIIWNYRIPKAFTAILVGGGLSISGLLMQTLFRNPLAGPFVLGISSGASLGAALLLMGTSLITGFTSFTFLNDASLAIASSIGSFLILLVVVLVANRIKDTMALLIIGLMFGSITAAIVSVLAFFSDAENLQRFVFWSFGSVGNLSAQQVMLLGGIVALGVLLSILSIKTLNTFLLGENYAQSLGISLKKSRLLIILATGLLAGVITAFAGPIAFVGLAVPHLTRQIFDTMNHRVLIPAVFLYGAILMLLCDTIAQLPNSANVLPINAITSMVGAPVVIWLLVRKRKMLF from the coding sequence ATGAAAGAACCCAAAATATATCGTATTTCCTTTGTGCTTCTTATCCTAGCATTGCTTTTTGCATGGATTTTGAACATAAGTTCGGGTTCCATTGCAATACCATTTAAAGCTATGCTTACTGTTCTCTTCGGTGGCAAAGTTGACGTTGATTCATGGAATTATATCATTTGGAACTATAGAATTCCAAAGGCTTTTACTGCTATTTTGGTGGGTGGAGGGCTTTCCATAAGCGGATTACTGATGCAAACCTTGTTTCGCAACCCACTAGCAGGACCTTTTGTTCTGGGTATCAGTTCCGGAGCCAGTTTAGGAGCCGCCCTACTTTTAATGGGGACTTCATTGATTACCGGTTTTACTTCTTTTACATTCTTAAATGATGCTTCACTTGCCATAGCCTCTAGTATTGGTAGTTTTTTGATCTTATTAGTTGTAGTGCTTGTTGCAAATAGAATAAAGGATACCATGGCACTATTGATTATTGGTTTGATGTTCGGGAGCATTACTGCCGCCATTGTAAGTGTTTTAGCTTTTTTTTCCGATGCGGAGAACTTACAACGCTTTGTCTTTTGGTCCTTTGGAAGTGTTGGAAACCTATCAGCGCAGCAAGTAATGTTACTCGGTGGAATTGTTGCTCTAGGAGTTTTATTGAGTATTCTTTCCATTAAAACGTTGAATACCTTTTTATTGGGAGAAAATTATGCTCAAAGTCTAGGCATTTCATTAAAAAAATCAAGACTACTGATTATATTGGCTACGGGATTGTTAGCAGGCGTAATTACTGCCTTTGCAGGGCCTATTGCTTTTGTGGGCTTGGCTGTACCACATCTAACCCGACAAATTTTTGACACCATGAATCACCGAGTGTTGATACCCGCAGTTTTTCTTTATGGAGCTATTTTAATGCTGCTTTGCGATACCATCGCACAACTACCGAATTCAGCTAATGTGCTTCCCATAAATGCAATAACTTCCATGGTCGGAGCACCAGTCGTTATCTGGTTGTTGGTACGAAAACGTAAAATGTTGTTTTAA
- the zwf gene encoding glucose-6-phosphate dehydrogenase produces the protein MKKTNNQMLVIFGASGDLTARKLIPALFNLYVAKQLPKNFVVLGASRSDLTDEEFRDKVVNKSRYLKAKLDDLKENFIKGFTDMFFYEDLGGDYTSEYSGLSKRISKLNIAHGTDNNYMFYLSTPPNLYETIAKNLSEVGLSSQQEGWKRLIVEKPFGYSLESAKKLNSGLQQYFKEPQIYRIDHYLGKETVQNLLVTRFSNSIFEPLWNRNYIHHVEITNAESGGVEKRGGYYDKSGALRDMFQNHLLQIVSLVVMEPPIGDQPEEIRNEKVKALKSLRIMRDEKTLFDNTIRAQYVASEINGEKVKGYREEDGVDPDSTTETYAAVKFFVDNWRWHGVPFYVRTAKRMPTKVTEIVIHFQPPHHQIFRDSGASSKDNKLIIRIQPDEGVLIKFGVKVPGQGFKVERANLDFYYSSLAETYVMEAYERLLLDAMQGDATLYARADEVEAAWEFVDPILDYWKNGKDVRMYGYAAGVWGPENGDELIDDLGTWRNPGENLADDPGFCVIC, from the coding sequence ATGAAAAAGACCAACAACCAAATGCTTGTTATTTTTGGAGCTTCGGGAGATTTGACCGCAAGAAAACTAATACCAGCTTTGTTCAATTTATATGTTGCAAAACAATTGCCCAAAAATTTCGTGGTTTTAGGAGCAAGTAGAAGTGACCTTACGGATGAAGAGTTCAGGGATAAAGTGGTCAATAAAAGTCGATATCTGAAAGCTAAGCTAGATGACTTAAAAGAAAATTTTATCAAGGGCTTTACGGATATGTTTTTTTACGAAGATTTGGGTGGAGATTATACTTCTGAATATAGTGGACTTTCCAAACGCATATCAAAATTAAATATAGCGCATGGTACAGATAACAACTATATGTTTTACCTGTCCACACCTCCAAATTTGTATGAAACCATTGCAAAAAACCTATCAGAAGTTGGTTTAAGCAGTCAGCAAGAAGGATGGAAAAGGTTGATTGTGGAGAAACCTTTTGGGTATAGCTTGGAAAGTGCCAAAAAACTGAATTCAGGACTTCAACAATACTTTAAGGAACCACAGATTTACAGAATTGACCATTACTTGGGTAAGGAAACAGTACAGAACCTGTTGGTCACTCGATTTTCCAATAGCATTTTTGAACCTCTTTGGAACAGAAACTATATTCATCATGTTGAGATTACCAATGCCGAAAGCGGAGGTGTTGAAAAAAGAGGCGGGTATTATGACAAGTCGGGTGCGTTGCGGGATATGTTCCAAAACCATCTTTTACAAATAGTTTCCCTTGTTGTGATGGAACCTCCAATTGGTGATCAGCCTGAAGAAATCCGGAATGAAAAAGTCAAGGCATTGAAGTCATTGCGAATTATGCGCGATGAGAAAACCCTCTTTGACAATACCATTCGAGCACAATACGTGGCCTCGGAAATTAACGGAGAAAAAGTAAAGGGGTATCGAGAAGAAGATGGCGTTGACCCAGATTCTACAACCGAAACCTATGCTGCAGTAAAATTTTTCGTAGATAATTGGAGATGGCACGGCGTTCCTTTTTATGTGCGAACAGCAAAACGGATGCCAACAAAGGTAACGGAGATAGTTATTCACTTTCAGCCCCCACATCATCAAATTTTTAGGGATTCCGGTGCTAGCAGCAAGGATAATAAATTGATAATTCGCATTCAACCTGATGAGGGAGTGTTGATCAAGTTTGGGGTGAAAGTTCCAGGACAAGGTTTTAAGGTGGAGCGTGCGAATTTAGATTTCTATTATTCCAGTTTAGCGGAAACCTATGTAATGGAAGCTTATGAACGACTTTTGTTGGATGCTATGCAGGGAGATGCCACTTTATATGCAAGAGCTGATGAGGTTGAAGCGGCCTGGGAATTTGTGGACCCAATTCTGGACTACTGGAAAAATGGAAAGGATGTACGAATGTATGGTTATGCAGCTGGTGTTTGGGGACCCGAGAATGGTGACGAACTTATAGATGATTTAGGGACATGGCGTAACCCTGGAGAGAATTTAGCGGACGACCCTGGATTTTGTGTTATTTGTTAG
- a CDS encoding acyl-CoA thioesterase: MKKFKTSQESNVAITELMLPSHSNFGGKVHGGHILNLMDQIAFACASKHSQAYCVTASVNRVDFLNPIEVGELVTLKASINYTGRTSMVVGVRVESENITTGKTKHCNSSYFTMVAKDTNGKNIVIPGLILNNKQGIRRFARSMERKASASSRDNKYESSNFKVDEYLEYLAKENVQLDLD, encoded by the coding sequence ATGAAAAAATTCAAGACATCCCAAGAATCAAACGTGGCCATAACTGAACTTATGCTTCCCTCCCATTCCAACTTTGGCGGAAAGGTACACGGAGGACATATTTTAAATTTAATGGACCAGATTGCATTTGCCTGTGCTTCAAAACATTCGCAAGCCTATTGCGTAACTGCTTCCGTGAATCGGGTAGATTTTTTAAACCCCATTGAGGTTGGGGAATTAGTTACGCTGAAAGCTTCCATTAATTATACCGGAAGAACTTCTATGGTGGTGGGTGTTCGGGTGGAATCTGAAAATATTACGACTGGGAAAACCAAACATTGTAATTCCTCGTATTTTACAATGGTTGCCAAGGATACCAATGGAAAGAATATTGTTATTCCGGGTCTAATTTTGAACAATAAACAAGGGATACGGCGTTTTGCAAGAAGTATGGAACGAAAGGCTTCAGCTAGTTCAAGGGACAACAAATATGAATCTTCAAATTTTAAAGTGGACGAATACCTGGAGTATCTTGCCAAGGAAAATGTACAACTGGATTTAGATTAA